CCTTATGCACCGACGATGGAAAAAGAATTTATGGTCAACCCTGATAAAGTAGAAGCGGCAATGAGGGATTTAGCCGAATTTTAATTGAACTGGAGGTACCAAACCGTGGCAACGAAAATCACAATGCCCCAGCTTGGGGAGAGTGTTACAGAAGGAACAATATCAAAATGGCTGGTCCAGCCGGGCGATCACGTTAATAAATACGATCCGATTGCGGAAGTAATGACAGATAAAGTGAATGCAGAAGTACCGTCTTCTTTTACAGGTACAATTGCAGAACTTGTCGCAGACGAAGATGAAACAATTGAGGTTGGCGGTGTTATCTGTACCATCAGTGTCGAAGGTGAGGAAGCACCGGAGGAAGAAACAAATGATGCACCTGATTCTGAAGCGGGCGGGGAGCCTGAGGCTGAAGAAGAAGGAGATACTTCTAATAAAAAACGTTATTCTCCTGCTGTATTACGCCTTGCTCAGGAGCATGGCATTGACCTTGAACAGGTTACTGGAAGAGGCCGCGGGGGCAGAATTACCCGAAAAGACCTTCAGACGTTAATTGACAGCGGCTCTGTTCCTTCTAAAGATACGGCACCGAAGTCAGCAGAACCGAAGCATCAGACGCAGCAAACTGAAACCGTTTCAGATGCGCCGCAAGCGCCAAAGGCATCGAAAGCACCTGAGCCGGTCGTAAGCGGCCGTGTTGAAGAAATTCCTGTTTCGGGTGTTCGTAAAGCGATTGCCCAAAACATGGTTAAATCCAAGCACGAAGCACCTCATGCTTGGATGATGGTGGAAGTGGATGTCACAAACCTTGTGAAGTACCGAAATAAAGTGAAAAACCAATTTGCAGAGCAGGAAGACATGAAGCTTACATTTTTGCCATTCTTCGTAAAAGCGGTTGTAGATGGACTTAAGAAATACCCGCAGATAAATTCAAGCTGGCAGGGGGATAAAATTCTACGCCACAAAGATGTACACATTTCTCTGGCAGTAGCTACGGAAGATTCATTGTTTGTTCCTGTCATTAAGCATGCAGATGAACAATCCATAAAAGGGCTGGCAAGACAGATTGATACTCTTGCAAGCAAAGTACGGTCCGGCAGCCTGAGCCAGGCTGACATGCAGGGCGGTACATTTACCGTTAACAATACAGGCTCTTTTGGTTCGGTAATGAGCCAGCCAATTATTAACCACCCTCAGGCAGCAATCCTGAGTGTGGAATCAATCGTGAAAAAACCGGTTGTACTGGATAATGATGCGATCGCAGTAAGACATATGGTGAATCTCTGTATGAGCCTTGACCATCGTGTACTAGATGGTCTTATCTGCGGAAATTTCATGGCAGACGTAAAACAAACGCTCGAAACAATGAACGAAGAGAATATCAGCTTATATTAAGTAATAGAAAAGCTGTTAAGAGGAAAACCTCTTGGCAGCTTTTTTGTGTTTTCAAACAATGTTGCACTGTATGGAATAGCATAATCTTGAATTTGATTGGAAAACTATCCATATCCAATTTGCAAGGAAGGTGTTAACGATGAACAGAGTGGTTTCTCTTATGATGATAATTATAATCGCATTTTCACTTATCAGTCCCATGAATACAAGCGCAGAGGAGCCGTCCCCTGCAGTAAAGAGGGACAACCATGAAAATAATGTTTACCATCAGTATTACCTTCGGCACGACGCTCTCAGACCACACTTTAATTTCTACTATGATCTGCTTATTGACAGGTATCAGCCTGAATTGAAAGAAGAATGGCGTCTGATCGTAAATGAGCGCGAGTCTCTGATAAAAAAATACAAAGAACTGAAGAAAGAAGGAAAGCTGAAAGATCACGTACAAAAGGGTGAAGCGTGGAAAGAGAAACACGAAATGGTGCAGGAGAGCTTTCTAAAAGCGGTAAAGGAACGGAATGATGAAGCAATTAAAGACGTTCTTCCAGATCTCCTCGCCTTACAAAAAGAAATGAACGACTATTTAAAGAACCATGTGAAAACAGAACAGTAGTGGATGAAGAGGGAGGAGGAGTCTTCCCTCTTTTTGCTTGGAGTGATTGTGGAAGAGCGCTCTGGAGGTGAAGGAGCTGTTAAAACGTATAAAAAATAATAAAGTCGATAAACCTACATTTACCACCGGTAAAGATGAAATAAATTCCATAGCCCCCAAGGATAACAGAGATAATATTACAAATCATAATTATTACTGTTTACAAATCGTAACAAATCCGATACAATACACTTTGTTAATAAAACGGAATCGTTACGAAAGGGGAAACTTAAATTGAAAAGGGTTAAGGCTGGATTATTATCAACAATGCTCGCTGCATCAGCGTTTTTAGCAGCTTGCGGCGCTGAGGAGGATGCTACAGAGGAACAACAAACGGACGGAGAGGACATTGCAGAGGAAGCGGAAGATCCTCTGCTCATTTATACAACACTTTATCCTTTGGAGGACTTTGCAAAGAAAGTTGGAGGTGAGCAGGTAGAGGTTGAAAATATTGTACCTGTCGGCGCCGATGCTCATACCTTTGAACCAACAGCACAACAAATGATCAGTGTAGCAGATGGAGATCTTTTTGTTTATAACGGTGCAGGATTCGAAGGTTTTGCAAGTTCAATTAAAGATGTTCTTGATGGT
This DNA window, taken from Alteribacter keqinensis, encodes the following:
- a CDS encoding dihydrolipoamide acetyltransferase family protein, which encodes MATKITMPQLGESVTEGTISKWLVQPGDHVNKYDPIAEVMTDKVNAEVPSSFTGTIAELVADEDETIEVGGVICTISVEGEEAPEEETNDAPDSEAGGEPEAEEEGDTSNKKRYSPAVLRLAQEHGIDLEQVTGRGRGGRITRKDLQTLIDSGSVPSKDTAPKSAEPKHQTQQTETVSDAPQAPKASKAPEPVVSGRVEEIPVSGVRKAIAQNMVKSKHEAPHAWMMVEVDVTNLVKYRNKVKNQFAEQEDMKLTFLPFFVKAVVDGLKKYPQINSSWQGDKILRHKDVHISLAVATEDSLFVPVIKHADEQSIKGLARQIDTLASKVRSGSLSQADMQGGTFTVNNTGSFGSVMSQPIINHPQAAILSVESIVKKPVVLDNDAIAVRHMVNLCMSLDHRVLDGLICGNFMADVKQTLETMNEENISLY